One genomic window of Medicago truncatula cultivar Jemalong A17 chromosome 1, MtrunA17r5.0-ANR, whole genome shotgun sequence includes the following:
- the LOC25484575 gene encoding granule-bound starch synthase 1, chloroplastic/amyloplastic has protein sequence MATMRGSSVGACLNFQGRRAEPKVNLTQLTLHNNQAFTYVGLRSLNKLHVRSTARAATSSSSKTSEKSGSGKFNGKIVCGGMNLVFVGAEVGPWSKTGGLGDVLGGLPPVLAGNGHRVMTVSPRYDQYKDAWDTDVSVELKVGDRIETVRFFHCYKRGVDRVFVDHPLFLEKVWGKTESKLYGPKTGTDYKDNQLRFSLLCQAALEAPRVLNLSSSKYFSGPYGEDVVFVANDWHTALLPCYLKSLYKSRGLYKNAKVAFCIHNIAYQGRHAFSDFALLNLPDEFRSSFDFIDGYTTPVKGRKINWMKAGILESDRVFTVSPHYAEELVSGEDRGVELDNIIRSTGITGIVNGMDNREWSPQTDRYIDVHYDATTVTEAKSLLKEALQAEVGLPVDKSIPLIGFIGRLEEQKGSDILVEAIAKFIDQNVQIIVLGTGKKIMEKQIEQLEVTYPDKAIGVAKFNGPLAHKIIAGADFIIIPSRFEPCGLVQLHAMPYGTVPIVSSTGGLVDTVKEGYTGFHAGAFNVECETVDPDDVEKLATTVNRALKTYGTLAMQEIIQNCMAQDFSWKGPAKLWENALLSLEVAGNEPGIDGEEIAPLAKENVATP, from the exons ATGGCAACTATGAGGGGTTCTTCTGTGGGTGCATGCCTCAATTTTCAGGGAAGAAGAGCTGAGCCTAAAGTTAATTTGACTCAGTTGACTTTGCATAATAACCAGGCGTTTACTTATGTTGGTTTGAGATCTCTCAACAAGCTGCACGTGCGGTCAACAGCACGTGCTGCTACGTCGTCTTCTTCAAAGACGAGTGAGAAAAGTGGGAGTGGAAAGTTTAACGGGAAAATAGTGTGTGGTGGAATGAACTTGGTGTTTGTTGGAGCTGAAGTTGGACCTTGGAGTAAGACTGGTGGACTTGGTGATGTTCTTGGTGGACTTCCACCTGTTTTGGCA ggAAATGGGCACCGTGTTATGACTGTGTCACCGCGTTATGATCAATACAAGGATGCATGGGATACTGATGTATCTGTTGAG CTCAAAGTTGGTGATAGAATTGAAACTGTGCGATTCTTTCACTGTTATAAGAGAGGAGTTGATCGTGTTTTTGTGGATCACCCACTTTTCCTTGAAAAG GTGTGGGGGAAGACCGAGTCAAAACTCTATGGTCCTAAAACTGGAACTGATTATAAAGATAATCAACTTAGATTCAGCTTGTTATGTCAG GCCGCACTTGAGGCACCAAGGGTTTTGAACTTAAGCAGCAGCAAATATTTCTCAGGACCATATG GCGAAGATGTAGTCTTCGTTGCCAATGATTGGCACACTGCTCTTCTTCCATGCTACTTGAAATCACTGTACAAGTCTAGGGGGCTTTACAAAAATGCAAAG GTAGCATTTTGTATTCATAACATTGCCTACCAGGGAAGACATGCCTTTTCAGACTTCGCTCTTCTCAACTTACCTGATGAATTCAGAAGCTCTTTTGACTTTATTGACGG gTATACTACACCTGTGAAGGGAAGGAAAATCAATTGGATGAAGGCTGGAATATTAGAGTCCGACCGAGTGTTCACTGTAAGTCCACATTATGCCGAGGAACTTGTTTCCGGAGAAGACAGAGGTGTGGAATTGGACAATATCATTCGTTCAACTGGTATCACTGGTATTGTGAATGGTATGGATAATCGCGAGTGGAGTCCACAAACTGATAGATACATAGATGTACACTATGATGCAACAACT GTCACTGAAGCAAAATCTCTGTTGAAAGAAGCTCTTCAAGCTGAGGTCGGATTGCCTGTTGACAAGAGTATCCCTTTGATAGGATTCATTGGCAGGCTAGAAGAGCAGAAAGGTTCTGATATTCTTGTTGAAGCTATCGCAAAGTTCATTGACCAGAATGTTCAGATAATAGTTCTT GGAACCGGCAAAAAGATCATGGAGAAGCAAATTGAGCAGCTGGAGGTAACATATCCTGACAAGGCAATCGGGGTAGCAAAATTCAATGGCCCCCTGGCTCACAAAATAATTGCTGGAGCTGACTTTATAATTATCCCAAGTAGATTTGAGCCTTGTGGTCTAGTTCAATTGCATGCCATGCCATATGGAACG GTGCCCATCGTTTCATCAACTGGTGGTCTTGTTGACACTGTGAAAGAAGGCTATACAGGATTCCATGCTGGAGCATTCAACGTGGAG TGTGAAACTGTTGATCCCGATGATGTAGAGAAGTTAGCAACTACCGTCAACAGAGCCCTTAAAACCTATGGTACCCTAGCCATGCAAGAGATAATCCAGAATTGCATGGCCCAAGACTTTTCGTGGAAG GGACCAGCCAAACTATGGGAGAACGCACTGTTGAGCCTCGAGGTCGCAGGCAACGAACCTGGAATAGATGGAGAGGAGATTGCTCCACTTGCAAAGGAAAATGTGGCCACTCCATGA
- the LOC25484577 gene encoding uncharacterized protein isoform X1 has product MFENSSVFVMDILGNLVTFIAPLWIAVIFGVVVGWAWKPKWAIEPNNYSWSTNLFKFRIPWFNYSELQNQPGLEYSATSSSGESEKGLRSIVTEHDLQNLCKLVEEKDGGPAWIQMMDRSTPNMTYQAWRRDQENGPPQYRSRTVFEDASPELVRDFFWDDEFRSRWDDMLIHASTIQECEVTGTMMVQWVRKFPFFCSDREYIIGRRIWDAERTYYCVTKGVPCSSIPRQSKPRRVDLYYSSFFIRAVKSRKDGQLTSCEVLFFHYEDMGIPWEIAKLGVRQGMWGAVKKFDPGLRTYKKERDSGVPLSPCANNAKINTKVTADYVRCLEDSTSNLLETENQDSFDDKPIGRSIPKLLVVGGAIALACTLDQGLVTKAVVFGIARRFGKFGRRL; this is encoded by the exons ATGTTCGAGAATTCCTCTGTTTTTGTTATGGATATCTTGGGAAACCTTGTTACATTCATAGCTCCGCTTTGGATTGCTGTTATCTTCggtgttgttgttggttgggCTTGGAAACCCAAATGGGCTATTGAGCCCAATAACTATTCTTGGAGTACTAATCTCTTCAAGTTTCGAATTCCTTGGTTTAATTATTCAGAGCTTCAAAACCAACCTGGTTTGGAATACTCCGCAACCAG TTCTAGTGGTGAAAGTGAAAAGGGATTGAGGAGTATAGTGACGGAACATGATTTGCAAAATTTGTGTAAGTTGGTGGAGGAGAAAGATGGTGGACCAGCTTGGATTCAGATGATGGATCGTTCTACACCGAACATGACTTACCAAGCTTGGCGTAGGGACCAAGAG AATGGACCACCACAGTATCGCAGTAGAACAGTATTTGAAGATGCAAGTCCTGAGTTGGTTAGGGATTTCTTTTGGGATGATGAGTTTCGGTCGAGGTGGGATGATATGCTTATACATGCTTCGACTATTCAAGAGTGTGAGGTCACTGGAACAATGATGGTGCAGTGGGTGCGCAAG TTTCCCTTCTTCTGCAGTGATAGAGAATATATCATAGGTCGTCGAATTTGGGATGCAGAGCGAACTTACTACTGTGTGACTAAG GGAGTACCTTGTTCTTCTATACCAAGGCAGAGCAAACCTAGACGAGTAGATCTATATTATTCAAGCTTTTTTATTCGTGCAG TTAAATCAAGAAAAGATGGCCAGCTGACTTCATGTGAAGTGTTGTTCTTTCACTACGAAGATATGGGCATACCTTGGGAAATCGCTAAGCTTGGAGTTCGTCAGGGTATGTGGGGAGCCGTCAAGAAGTTTGATCCTGGACTACGTACGTATAAGAAAGAAAGGGATTCCGGTGTTCCATTGTCACCATGTGCTAATAACGCTAAAATCAACACCAAGGTAACTGCTGATTATGTGAGATGTCTGGAAGACTCGACCAGTAACTTGTTGGAGACTGAAAATCAGGATTCTTTTGATGACAAACCGATCGGGAGAAGCATACCTAAGCTTCTAGTTGTTGGCGGAGCCATTGCCCTTGCCTGCACTCTTGATCAAGGGCTAGTGACCAAGGCGGTTGTATTCGGAATAGCCCGACGGTTTGGAAAATTCGGAAGGAGGTTGTGA
- the LOC25484577 gene encoding phosphatidylcholine transfer protein isoform X2 → MMDRSTPNMTYQAWRRDQENGPPQYRSRTVFEDASPELVRDFFWDDEFRSRWDDMLIHASTIQECEVTGTMMVQWVRKFPFFCSDREYIIGRRIWDAERTYYCVTKGVPCSSIPRQSKPRRVDLYYSSFFIRAVKSRKDGQLTSCEVLFFHYEDMGIPWEIAKLGVRQGMWGAVKKFDPGLRTYKKERDSGVPLSPCANNAKINTKVTADYVRCLEDSTSNLLETENQDSFDDKPIGRSIPKLLVVGGAIALACTLDQGLVTKAVVFGIARRFGKFGRRL, encoded by the exons ATGATGGATCGTTCTACACCGAACATGACTTACCAAGCTTGGCGTAGGGACCAAGAG AATGGACCACCACAGTATCGCAGTAGAACAGTATTTGAAGATGCAAGTCCTGAGTTGGTTAGGGATTTCTTTTGGGATGATGAGTTTCGGTCGAGGTGGGATGATATGCTTATACATGCTTCGACTATTCAAGAGTGTGAGGTCACTGGAACAATGATGGTGCAGTGGGTGCGCAAG TTTCCCTTCTTCTGCAGTGATAGAGAATATATCATAGGTCGTCGAATTTGGGATGCAGAGCGAACTTACTACTGTGTGACTAAG GGAGTACCTTGTTCTTCTATACCAAGGCAGAGCAAACCTAGACGAGTAGATCTATATTATTCAAGCTTTTTTATTCGTGCAG TTAAATCAAGAAAAGATGGCCAGCTGACTTCATGTGAAGTGTTGTTCTTTCACTACGAAGATATGGGCATACCTTGGGAAATCGCTAAGCTTGGAGTTCGTCAGGGTATGTGGGGAGCCGTCAAGAAGTTTGATCCTGGACTACGTACGTATAAGAAAGAAAGGGATTCCGGTGTTCCATTGTCACCATGTGCTAATAACGCTAAAATCAACACCAAGGTAACTGCTGATTATGTGAGATGTCTGGAAGACTCGACCAGTAACTTGTTGGAGACTGAAAATCAGGATTCTTTTGATGACAAACCGATCGGGAGAAGCATACCTAAGCTTCTAGTTGTTGGCGGAGCCATTGCCCTTGCCTGCACTCTTGATCAAGGGCTAGTGACCAAGGCGGTTGTATTCGGAATAGCCCGACGGTTTGGAAAATTCGGAAGGAGGTTGTGA